In a genomic window of Callithrix jacchus isolate 240 chromosome 22, calJac240_pri, whole genome shotgun sequence:
- the RNASEH2A gene encoding ribonuclease H2 subunit A isoform X1, translated as MDLSELERDNTGRCRLSSPVPAVCGKEPCVVGVDEAGRGPVLGPMVYAICYCPLSRLADLEALKVADSKTLSESERERLLGKMQEDGNFVGWALDVLSPNLISTSMLGRVKYNLNSLSHDTATGLIQYALDQGVNVTQVFVDTVGMPETYQKRLQQSFPGIEVTVKAKADALYPVVSAASICAKVARDQAVKNWQFVEKLQDLDTDYGSGYPNDPKTKVWLKEHVEPVFGFPQFVRFSWRTAQTILEKEAKDVIWEDSAPEDQEGLGKITSYFFNEGSRVCPRASHRYFLERGLESATSL; from the exons ATGGATCTCAGCGAGCTAGAGAGAGACAATACGGGCCGCTGTCGCCTGAGTTCCCCTGTGCCTGCGGTGTGCGGCAAGGAACCTTGTGTTGTGGGCGTCGATGAGGCGGGCCGGGGCCCGGTGCTGG GCCCAATGGTCTACGCAATCTGTTATTGTCCCCTGTCCCGCCTGGCAGATCTGGAAGCCCTGAAAGTGGCAG ACTCAAAGACCCTATCGGAGAGTGAGCGGGAAAGGCTTTTAGGGAAAATGCAGGAGGACGGGAACTTTGTGGGCTGGGCGCTGGACGTGCTGTCtccaaacctcatctctaccagcATGCTTGGGCG GGTCAAATACAACCTGAACTCCCTGTCCCATGATACAGCCACTGGGCTTATACAGTATGCATTGGACCAGGGCGTGAACGTCACTCAG GTATTTGTGGACACCGTAGGCATGCCAGAGACATACCAGAAGCGGCTGCAGCAAAGTTTTCCCGGGATTGAGGTGACAGTCAAGGCCAAAGCAGATGCCCTCTACCCTGTGGTCAGTGCTGCCAGCATCTGTGCCAAG GTGGCCCGGGACCAGGCGGTGAAAAACTGGCAGTTCGTGGAAAAACTGCAGGACCTGGATACTGATTATGGCTCAGGCTACCCCAATG ATCCCAAGACAAAAGTGTGGCTGAAGGAGCACGTGGAGCCTGTGTTCGGCTTCCCCCAGTTTGTCCGGTTCAGCTGGCGCACGGCCCAGACCATCCTGGAGAAAGAGGCAAAAGATGTTATATG GGAGGACTCAGCACCCGAGGATCAGGAGGGACTTGGGAAGATCACATCCTACTTCTTCAATGAAGGGTCCCGAGTCTGTCCCCGTGCTTCCCACCGGTATTTCCTGGAGCGTGGCCTGGAGTCAGCAACCAGCCTCTAG
- the RNASEH2A gene encoding ribonuclease H2 subunit A isoform X2 — translation MVYAICYCPLSRLADLEALKVADSKTLSESERERLLGKMQEDGNFVGWALDVLSPNLISTSMLGRVKYNLNSLSHDTATGLIQYALDQGVNVTQVFVDTVGMPETYQKRLQQSFPGIEVTVKAKADALYPVVSAASICAKVARDQAVKNWQFVEKLQDLDTDYGSGYPNDPKTKVWLKEHVEPVFGFPQFVRFSWRTAQTILEKEAKDVIWEDSAPEDQEGLGKITSYFFNEGSRVCPRASHRYFLERGLESATSL, via the exons ATGGTCTACGCAATCTGTTATTGTCCCCTGTCCCGCCTGGCAGATCTGGAAGCCCTGAAAGTGGCAG ACTCAAAGACCCTATCGGAGAGTGAGCGGGAAAGGCTTTTAGGGAAAATGCAGGAGGACGGGAACTTTGTGGGCTGGGCGCTGGACGTGCTGTCtccaaacctcatctctaccagcATGCTTGGGCG GGTCAAATACAACCTGAACTCCCTGTCCCATGATACAGCCACTGGGCTTATACAGTATGCATTGGACCAGGGCGTGAACGTCACTCAG GTATTTGTGGACACCGTAGGCATGCCAGAGACATACCAGAAGCGGCTGCAGCAAAGTTTTCCCGGGATTGAGGTGACAGTCAAGGCCAAAGCAGATGCCCTCTACCCTGTGGTCAGTGCTGCCAGCATCTGTGCCAAG GTGGCCCGGGACCAGGCGGTGAAAAACTGGCAGTTCGTGGAAAAACTGCAGGACCTGGATACTGATTATGGCTCAGGCTACCCCAATG ATCCCAAGACAAAAGTGTGGCTGAAGGAGCACGTGGAGCCTGTGTTCGGCTTCCCCCAGTTTGTCCGGTTCAGCTGGCGCACGGCCCAGACCATCCTGGAGAAAGAGGCAAAAGATGTTATATG GGAGGACTCAGCACCCGAGGATCAGGAGGGACTTGGGAAGATCACATCCTACTTCTTCAATGAAGGGTCCCGAGTCTGTCCCCGTGCTTCCCACCGGTATTTCCTGGAGCGTGGCCTGGAGTCAGCAACCAGCCTCTAG